A window from Triticum aestivum cultivar Chinese Spring chromosome 6D, IWGSC CS RefSeq v2.1, whole genome shotgun sequence encodes these proteins:
- the LOC123141113 gene encoding uncharacterized protein isoform X1: protein MRNLHNGIGGPELYTSLNVLAVKLIKCSVQFPIDVYGHVSVRDDIDAKRVFLFRRVRDNCQKINDAQGAFLSLTGPSRGIVLHSALHIELDLKIRSLDSERDIEIANCCLEDKVATSYSKVIRSRVTGPLCSVDLTYAPVHEAVEATFKFTLSRIKTIIKRPNGSVARQWRPFDKDNKEHCEILGKITVGISGIAEGVLLYDGSSLVGEGGLIRLQRRVVAAPLWLPLSINTVSRDGKNATTSVDPTNCGCQTFVVTACSYELEGTIVWSSLYSSKADDVHMGIRPVKLSSQL from the exons ATGCGGAACCTGCACAATGGAATCGGTGGACCGGAGCTCTATACTTCCTTGAACGTGCTCGCCGTCAAGTTGATCAAGTGCTCGGTTCAGTTCCCAATCGACGTTTATGGCCACGTTTCGGTCAGGGACGACATTGATGCCAAGCGTGTGTTCCTCTTCCGTCGCGTTCGTGACAACTGCCAGAAGATTAACGACGCCCAG GGTGCATTCTTGTCCCTAACCGGTCCGTCTCGAGGAATCGTTTTGCACAGTGCCCTTCACATTGAGCTTGACTTGAAGATTAGGAGTTTGGATTCAGAAAGGGACATTGAGATCGCCAATTGTTGCCTAGAGGACAAGGTAGCTACCTCTTACTCCAAAGTGATTAGAAGCAGGGTTACCGGCCCATTGTGCTCAGTCGACTTGACATACGCACCTGTCCATGAAGCAGTGGAAGCCACCTTTAAGTTTACTCTTAGTCGGATCAAGACAATCATAAAAAGGCCGAATGGATCTGTTGCTCGGCAGTGGCGACCCTTCGACAAGGACAACAAGGAACACTGCGAAATCCTTGGCAAGATCACTGTTGGCATCTCTGGAATTGCTGAGGGTGTCCTTCTTTATGATGGCAGTAGTTTGGTTGGTGAAGGTGGGCTTATTAGATTGCAGCGTCGGGTTGTGGCTGCACCCCTGTGGCTTCCTCTATCAATCAACACAGTCTCTCGTGATGGTAAGAATGCTACCACCAGTGTTGACCCCACAAACTGTGGCTGCCAGACCTTCGTTGTGACAGCTTGTTCCTATGAACTAGAGGGCACCATTGTCTGGTCTTCGCTCTACTCTTCCAAGGCGGATGACGTGCATATGGGTATCCGGCCTGTAAAGCTCTCCAGTCAGCTTTAA
- the LOC123141113 gene encoding uncharacterized protein isoform X2, producing MASEEEDFLFGSYTEDEEDLAAAEAKEQRARRRAEGEWGIEKVIAKHKEQQMELRLKYLESLKSSEYPNRGDRKRCILVPNRSVSRNRFAQCPSH from the exons atggcgtCGGAAGAGGAGGATTTCCTTTTCGGCTCTTACACAGAAGATGAGGAGGATCTTGCTGCTGCGGAGGCGAAGGAGCAGAGGGCGAGGAGGAGAGCAGAGGGCGAGTGGGGGATTGAGAAGGTCATAGCGAAGCACAAGGAGCAGCAGATGGAGCTTCGGCTGAAGTATCTCGAGAGCCTCAAAAGCTCCGAGTATCCAAATCGCGGCGACAGGAAAA GGTGCATTCTTGTCCCTAACCGGTCCGTCTCGAGGAATCGTTTTGCACAGTGCCCTTCACATTGA